The segment AGTACCTTTCATAGATAGTGTCTGTTTAGAGACCTCTGTACCTGTGTGATTACTTTTACAGGTGGATTGAAAAGAAATTAACTCTGTCCTCGAAACAAAATGCACCAGACATTCAAAAAGTTGGAGTTAAAATCTATTGCCTATACTATTCAGAAATATATAGGTTAGATAGGCAATTATCattaagtttaaaattaatttaacctCATAATTTTAAGCCACTATGTAATTGTAAAGTTTGCCAAAAAATCAAAGGTTTCTATTcagttttaattataataataacattttctttGCAAACAATAaagatatttctatttttaattgaaaacctTAATGCAACATTTGTAAATATCTATATTTCCGTATAATTTATTGGTGACATTCCTCCACATGTTTATCTTTCAGTGTTGAACAGCACATCTTTACTTTACGCTGCCACATATTACAGTGTTTGATACATAAGAAAATTCATTCACAACTTTACAAGTGACCAATAATTTCATTTGTagccacatgattttttttttttttttttggatattaGCCCAGAGAATCTGTGTTCACAATTCTACTCATGTGAGCACAAATAATGTCATTTTCTTCTAATGGTAATGAGAATTATTAGGCTATTATTAAACTGTAGAAACTATGTCATCAATAACTTAACACATGgacaaaataaatatgcataacaTTAGTAATATACAAAGTACTTCTCATTGCAGTTTAAGAACAGTAGACTATCACatgtacattttgtaaaaatcCCTCTGTTTAGCATGTACCTTTGTCTCCTACTATACAAGTTAATGTGATAAAAAGTGCTTTTCTGGACACCTTATCTCTAAAGTCCAACAATATAACACATCTTCGGCACTTTTATCCAAATTCCCtacttttatcttttaaaatattatttgtttaagAATGGGGAAAAATGTTGAAAGTGACTATACATCTTTCTACAATACCATACATATTCACATATCTGAAAATATCCAGCAGTATTCAGTTTTGGTCATATAAATGCATTTGGAGTGTCCTTACATATCAAATGCAAGACTCTTGAGGAATAATATATAAAGGAGAAAATTCTTCTCTTAATATAAGGAAAAGATCTTTATATCTAAAATGATAGCATATCGCCATGAAAGGTCTTCTTTGAAATTGTCTATTCCAGTTGTCCATCTGAAGTCTCTTTCTTGTGGCCAGATTTGCCTCTATTACCCCTTCTGCCATGGCGTTTGGGTTCCTTGTGCCTCCGACTCCTTCGTTCAGCACGACCTGTGTGGGATCTTTGATACCTTGTCTCGTCTTGTCTGCTCTCCAGGAGACGTGAGACCATCTCATGGTCCTTGTTGCCCAAAACACGGGGCAGGAAGAGAGAAGCTTTGTCTGTGCTCTTCGTCTTAAAGCCCCTCCTGGGCCGACCTTTTCCATTAATAGACACGTACCACTGCTTCTTGACAAAGGCTCGATGCTTGTTGCCCCGTCCACTGGATCCTGAGTGCTGAGTCGTCGAGTGGTGCCGTGAAGCATAGGTATTGTAGCCTAACTCGTGAATGCGCTCCAGAAATTCACACTCCTTGTTAAAGACTTCCTGAAAGGGCATGGAATAAGCATCTGTTAGACTTTTGGAAAGGTCATAAACTGAATGTTTGATCACTAAGTTGTGaaatctttttattcatttcatggAATAAATATCAGCCATAAAATTGATTTAATCAATGctaatttatatgtttttttatttattaagtaatgAATGACTTTTATTGGACCACAGTGTAATGTCCAAATTTTGTCTAAATGATGATATGTTTGCCATTAAATTACAAAACCTGTCTTATAATCTCTTTTTAAAACATGAGAAATTGAGAGATCAGGGACCAGAATTTAGAATACCTTCTCACATTTTGAATAGCCTGCACAAACTGCATATGTCAATCTCATTCCATTCTATTTTAAGGCTTTAAAATATGTTACGTTCACCTTTATAGGGTAACATGTGGGCATGCTGGTTATCCATGAAAACACCACCATGTGGCGATGGAATCAAATTGCTTATGTGTCATCTGAGCCTATGAGTAGCTTTGCATCTCAAGATCTATATCTTTTTTTCCGGGGTGATGTAACCCTTACCGAGGCATATAGGCGACCTTTCTCATTCATGGCTAAATATCTTCCAGAAAACAGGCCCTTGATGGCTACCACTCCAACATCCACCGCAGTGATCTCTAAAATACCTGGaaagatgggggaaaaaagtatttacacaCAATTACTATTAATATAGGCCAGAAATGTTTTTCAAATTCCCCACTCCCATGTAGCGTGTTGAATAGTCATTTGCAATTTACCCTCTGTTTATACTGCTgaaaaatttattgaaattggATACCGAATTCTTATGTTGGCGACCCCTGAGAGTAAAGTgcaaacatctctctctctctctctctctctctctctccctctcccatTCTCTGACTTAAGGGACGGTTGGAACTTAATGACTCGTTATATTATGAGTACTTTAAATGATTTGTTAATTATGAGCCTGAAAATTATGCAGTGTATTACCAAGAAGAGgaaacaaaatgtgattttgATTTTCATGACCCTTAGACAGCCCTCAAACCATGCGCACCTTTCCCATACAATTTAAccctcttttccttttttcgcTTTCTCAATTAAAAGCTTTGCGTGTTTTACCATGATCACAGACGtatctgtttatgttttgtgcTTGCTAGTCGCGCTGATTGAGTTACAACCCACAGAGCAACTCCCGACAAAACCAATCCAGTGACAAACACACTGACAGATTAGATAGCCCGACACGGAGCGCCGCTTTAAGTGCATGTTTATTCAGTGATTAATGGCTGCTCTTCATTCCAGACCCACTGAATAATCATCCCATTTACTGGATAAACACATCCGTTCTCTGTCATTATGTGAAACTGTCTGCTAAATCCCATTTTCATATGGAAATGCGCGTCCATGCAGTGTTTGCGCTCGACTAATTGAGAGACCCGCGTCTGACAAATGACTGTGAGGATAACCAAAAGAAACACTGATCATTAggaacaaacaaattaatatgACAAAGTGCCATTAACGTTATACCGAAACACTTGGGGAAGTTAGTCAATTAAAtattcaaacaaataaataaattgatagaTCTTTAACTGAATATCAGTATGAATATGTTGCGACAAATTTAATTTAGCGTTTTTCGCATCTTCAAAATTTAGTAAGCGTacagaaatatatttatatatt is part of the Clarias gariepinus isolate MV-2021 ecotype Netherlands chromosome 15, CGAR_prim_01v2, whole genome shotgun sequence genome and harbors:
- the fgf3 gene encoding fibroblast growth factor 3; translation: MLIIQLVVLLSVLFFSGARGSAGSRAQPCAGAQPCDPRHRRDAGGRGGVYEHLGGAPRRRKLYCATKYHLQIHPNGKIDGSLEEDNPLSILEITAVDVGVVAIKGLFSGRYLAMNEKGRLYASEVFNKECEFLERIHELGYNTYASRHHSTTQHSGSSGRGNKHRAFVKKQWYVSINGKGRPRRGFKTKSTDKASLFLPRVLGNKDHEMVSRLLESRQDETRYQRSHTGRAERRSRRHKEPKRHGRRGNRGKSGHKKETSDGQLE